The Desulfobulbus propionicus DSM 2032 DNA segment CCGCCTCCAGTTGGTTGCGCTGCTGGATGATGATGCGGATCCGGCGGTTGATCTGCTCGGCCATCTGGTTGATCGACCCGGCCAACCCGGCCATCTCCGCCGACATGTGTTCACTGTTGATTTTGACCAGTTGGTCGATCCGCCCCTTGGTCAACTGTTCGGCGCCCCGCTTTATTTCCTCCAGGGGGCGGCTGATGCGGCGCGCCGAGTAGAGCGAGAGCAGCGCCGCCAGCACGGCCACCGCCAGGCCGATGGCCAGCAGCTTCTTGTGCAGGGTGGCCAGCATGATCTCCACCGGCGTGATGGCAATGGCCAACCGCAGGGCGCCCCGCAGTTCCTCCTCGCCAAGCCGCACCGGAATGGCGGCATAGAGCATGGATTCGCCGAGCGTTCGGCTGTGGCGGAGGGAGTAGCCGGTTTCGCCGGCCAGGGCCGGCACCACTTCGGGCCGGGTGGCGTGGTTGTCCATCAGGTTGTGATCTTCGTTGGAATCGGCCCGCACCAGGCCGTTGTTGGCAATGACCGTGATCCGGGTCGCTGCCCGGCGGCCGGTCTGACGGACAAAATCCTGGAAGGGTCGGTCTTCCCCCCGGCTGAGGGTGGCGATGGTCGGCTCGATCAGCAGGGCACGTTCACGGATCTCTTCCTTGAGGTGCTCGATGTAGAAGTCACGGCCGGTGGTGGTCGCCAGCCAGGCGGCCAGCAGCAGGGAGAAGAGGGTGATGCCGACGCAAGCGGGAAAAATCTGCCAGAAAAGACGAATATTACGCATGGGGTTCTCGGACCTGGGCAATGGAGTTGCACCCTGAACAGGCAGGGCGGGCTGAATCGAGGCGACGGATGCGGACGGCGAGCAGCCTTGTCACTCGCGGATGCGGTAACCGATGCCGCGGACGGTTTCGATGCAGGTGCCGGCCGACCCCAGTTTCTTGCGCAGACCGAAGATCTGCACGTCCACCGCCCGGGGGGTGATGCTGTAATCGTAGCCGCGTACCTGATCGATGATCTGCTGGCGGGAAAAGACCCAGCCCGGCCGGCCGGCCAGCAGGGCGAGAATGGTGAACTCCGAGGCGGTGAGGTGGATCTCCTGGCCATCGACACGAACCTCGTGGCGGCCCGGATGGATATCCATGCCATGGCGGCTGATGAATCCGGCCTGCTCGTCCGCGTCCACGACCGGTTCCGGCGTGCGGCGCAGGGCCGCCTCGAGGCGGGCGATCAACACCCGGGGACTGAAGGGTTTGGTGACGTAATCATCGGCCCCGCACTCCAGACCGCTGACGATGTCGTCCTCCTCGCTCTTGGCGGTGAGCATGATGATCGGCAGTCCCTTGATCGCCTCCTGGCCGCGCACCGCTCGGCAGACCTCGTTGCCGTCCTTGCCTGGCAGCATCAGATCGAGCACCATGGCGTCGATCGGTTCGCGGGCGAGCAGCTGCAACGCTTCCTCGCCGCTGTCGGCGCAGGTGACGTTGAAACCGGCCTTGATCAAGTTGTAGCTGACAAGCTGTTGGATGTCGGCGTCGTCCTCGACAACCAGAATGCTTGGTTTTCTCACATGAATCTCCTGTTCGTCAAAATGGTTTGTCTGGCTGTACTGTTATGCAGCGCCTGCGGGCGTGCAACAAAAAAGCTCGACATTAACGCGATCCTAATTGATCGCTAACCGGGTCATAATCCGTGTCCCGTAAACAGCACACTGAGGAACCATTGCGTGCACACAACAAGTTTTTCGGGGAGGAACCCTGTGAGTCGACACATGCATTTCCACCGTGAGATCGATCAGCTGAAACAGATGATTCTTCAACTGGGCACCCTGGTGGAAGACCGGTTGCGCCGCGCCTGCACCATCCTGGAAACCGGGGACGAGGTTCAGGCCCAGGCGGTGATCACCGGCGACTGGGAGGTGGACGACATGGAGATCCGGGTGGAGGAGGAGTGCCTGAAAATCCTGGCCCTGCATCAGCCGGTGGCCCGCGACCTGCGGCTGATCGTCTCGATCATCAAGATCAACAGCGAGCTGGAGCGGATTGCCGATATCGCGGTCAATATCGCCAAGCGGGTGGTAACCATCAACCGCAACAGAGCCGACGGCTTTGTCGTGGCCATTGACTATCAGCCCATGGCCACGAAGGCCCTGGAAATGGTCAAGACCAGCCTCGATGCCCTGGTGACCGAGGATGCGGCCCTGGCCCGGCGGATCTTTCTCATGGACGACGAGGTCAATCGGATGCGCGACGATGCCTACAAGACAGTGATCGGCGAGATCAGCCACCATCCCGATCACGCCGCCTGCCTGGTCAACACCTATCTCATCGCCCGTCATCTGGAGCGGATCGGCGACCGGGCCAACAATATCGCCGAAGAGGTGATCTACCTTGTCGAGGGCGAGATCGTGCGCAGCAGCGAGGATCCCGCCTGAACAAAGGTGCCCCGCCGTTCCCTGGGGCAGGGGGTCGGCGGATCTCAAACACCTTCCGCTCCTTCCCATTCCCCGGCCACCCGGTTGCCGCGGCCGGGAGAGCCTCATGCCCTCCGGCCCCAGACCATGTACACCGGATCGCTCAGCCACAGTTCCTGGTGCGGGTCATCCGCCGGCCGGGGGAGGCCGCGCCGTGACAGGGTGGCTAGATCGGTGAAGCCGCCGGTGGCGTGAAAGAGTTCGGCCACCATCCCCAACCGTTCGAACTCGTGCATCTCCGACCACAGATGGGTCACCTTGGGCGGGAACCACCGGTTGGAAAAGGCAAAGGCCAGCACCCCGCCGGGCGTCACGACCCGATGCAGTTCCCGCATCACCGCCAAGGGATCGACCAGATATTCCACCGAGGCCGTACAGATGACCGCGTCGAAACTGGCCGGGGCGAAGGGCAGGGCCGGCTGGAGGTTGAGATCCTGGACCAGGGTGGCGGTGGCTCGCGGGTTGCGGGCCAGTTCCTCGGCATTCATCCCCAGCACGGTCAAGCCGGCCAGTTCGAGACTGTCCGGCAGATGCGAGGCCCAGCTGCCCATGAGATCGAGCACCCGGCTGCCGGGACGGATCAGCTCGGCATAGCGGCGGCCGATGGCCGATCGGGCGGTGCTGTCCAGGTGATGCACCAGTCGCGGCTGGCCATAGAAAAGCGCGTCCGGCTGGGGGTCGTTGCGGCTGAACGGGCCGCCGCTGGTAAAAAAGGCGGTTGCGCT contains these protein-coding regions:
- the phoU gene encoding phosphate signaling complex protein PhoU, translating into MHFHREIDQLKQMILQLGTLVEDRLRRACTILETGDEVQAQAVITGDWEVDDMEIRVEEECLKILALHQPVARDLRLIVSIIKINSELERIADIAVNIAKRVVTINRNRADGFVVAIDYQPMATKALEMVKTSLDALVTEDAALARRIFLMDDEVNRMRDDAYKTVIGEISHHPDHAACLVNTYLIARHLERIGDRANNIAEEVIYLVEGEIVRSSEDPA
- a CDS encoding methyltransferase domain-containing protein — encoded protein: MERINESSRATVAFTLEWTSDRTRHEEYLWADPVNFWRDVLDPSLTRELMGKTVGDRAEVAIAADRSPFPHDPRKRLLIRPGQFQGRNSQGAPLRPLPGRFYPQGLLRGVGGVYQVSTSPCRFLGTDGADLAFDLNHPLAGRDLLLRAEVIALHPQQQNERGGRCEDWLERIASDGPGMQARSAGSATAFFTSGGPFSRNDPQPDALFYGQPRLVHHLDSTARSAIGRRYAELIRPGSRVLDLMGSWASHLPDSLELAGLTVLGMNAEELARNPRATATLVQDLNLQPALPFAPASFDAVICTASVEYLVDPLAVMRELHRVVTPGGVLAFAFSNRWFPPKVTHLWSEMHEFERLGMVAELFHATGGFTDLATLSRRGLPRPADDPHQELWLSDPVYMVWGRRA
- a CDS encoding response regulator transcription factor, with product MRKPSILVVEDDADIQQLVSYNLIKAGFNVTCADSGEEALQLLAREPIDAMVLDLMLPGKDGNEVCRAVRGQEAIKGLPIIMLTAKSEEDDIVSGLECGADDYVTKPFSPRVLIARLEAALRRTPEPVVDADEQAGFISRHGMDIHPGRHEVRVDGQEIHLTASEFTILALLAGRPGWVFSRQQIIDQVRGYDYSITPRAVDVQIFGLRKKLGSAGTCIETVRGIGYRIRE